A window of Amblyraja radiata isolate CabotCenter1 chromosome 25, sAmbRad1.1.pri, whole genome shotgun sequence contains these coding sequences:
- the LOC116987520 gene encoding mitotic-spindle organizing protein 2-like isoform X1, with protein MAVPQPSALSGLDAQQTLLATVSGNVQKYTVKKKKILNAEELELFELTQAAGVVMDQEVFKIIVDLLKMNVAPLAVFQMLKAMCAGHKIAEVSSTETPLTTAQSSLADSRVRNKSNTAISGTQTQTERSTAREGCSQRMSRQPSATRVPKGSSTGKATGSSSSAHTASTQ; from the exons ATGGCCGTACCACAGCCGTCTGCATTATCTGGCCTGGATGCACAGCAGACCCTCTTGGCTACAGTCAGTGGAAATGTACAGAAATATACagtcaagaagaagaagatcctcAATGCAGAAGAGCTGGAGCTGTTCGAGCTCACACAAGCAGCTGGTGTTGTTATGGACCAGGAAGTGTTCAA GATAATTGTGGATCTGTTGAAGATGAATGTGGCTCCATTGGCGGTTTTCCAGATGCTGAAAGCTATGTGTGCAGGACACAAAATTGCAGAGGTATCCTCAACGGAAACACCATTGACTACAGCACAGAGCAGCTTGGCAGACTCCAGAG TGAGAAATAAATCTAATACCGCTATCagtggcacacagacccagacagaGCGAAGCACCGCCCGTGAAGGATGCAGCCAGCGTATGTCGCGGCAGCCAAGCGCCACTAGAGTCCCCAAGGGCAGCAGTACTGGGAAAGCTACTGGAAGTAGTAGCAGCGCACACACAGCATCTACCCAGTAG
- the LOC116987520 gene encoding mitotic-spindle organizing protein 2-like isoform X2 yields MAVPQPSALSGLDAQQTLLATVSGNVQKYTVKKKKILNAEELELFELTQAAGVVMDQEVFKIIVDLLKMNVAPLAVFQMLKAMCAGHKIAEVSSTETPLTTAQSSLADSREHSFISVKNSKIPALSFSSALRSPRLGTKIVVYNPADACSPLSQGPPGSFQFSCCLFSPFSVRNKSNTAISGTQTQTERSTAREGCSQRMSRQPSATRVPKGSSTGKATGSSSSAHTASTQ; encoded by the exons ATGGCCGTACCACAGCCGTCTGCATTATCTGGCCTGGATGCACAGCAGACCCTCTTGGCTACAGTCAGTGGAAATGTACAGAAATATACagtcaagaagaagaagatcctcAATGCAGAAGAGCTGGAGCTGTTCGAGCTCACACAAGCAGCTGGTGTTGTTATGGACCAGGAAGTGTTCAA GATAATTGTGGATCTGTTGAAGATGAATGTGGCTCCATTGGCGGTTTTCCAGATGCTGAAAGCTATGTGTGCAGGACACAAAATTGCAGAGGTATCCTCAACGGAAACACCATTGACTACAGCACAGAGCAGCTTGGCAGACTCCAGAG AACATTCGTTTATCTCCGTAAAGAACAGTAAAATCCCAGCACTCTCTTTTTCTTCTGCCCTTCGATCTCCAAGACTAGGCACTAAGATTGTGGTCTACAACCCTGCTGATGCTTGCTCACCTCTCTCTCAAGGTCCCCCTGGTTCCTTCCAGTTTTCTTGCTGCCTGTTCTCGCCCTTCTCAG TGAGAAATAAATCTAATACCGCTATCagtggcacacagacccagacagaGCGAAGCACCGCCCGTGAAGGATGCAGCCAGCGTATGTCGCGGCAGCCAAGCGCCACTAGAGTCCCCAAGGGCAGCAGTACTGGGAAAGCTACTGGAAGTAGTAGCAGCGCACACACAGCATCTACCCAGTAG